A genomic window from Syngnathus typhle isolate RoL2023-S1 ecotype Sweden linkage group LG18, RoL_Styp_1.0, whole genome shotgun sequence includes:
- the mki67 gene encoding proliferation marker protein Ki-67 isoform X3: MIRKSLDVKTPQKSSASFLQTPRKSNVSTNQNTSTVAEAKVSNGEATAETKSTIVTPMSDKKRKSCPRVLVSDVVTPGTENLKSEVSSLQTGQNVNTQKLSSSDAVQQICTPTPKSPMTRRSQEVTPTQHDEVMPSPRNKNSPRTTGKGVSRKRKSEELLPDLPASRMKKKRVSFGSYLVPELFDKKMPPDSPLRKGGNPRRSFYLDQAKQSLLRRASVIGVPNEAESRAKKSSRSPKTPVKNSPKGKSPSSKEPSALKKTPKPRTPSPRSTPSPRSKSPNSAQASSKEKSASVKSPKPNTPTSGNKLETPLPKGSTNKETRTSVKRLSPKPTPQKNVNQKSPQGSQKKLPSLKGRFSVSRVETPSPIAEDAGDPVQFVTATPKIPLRRKSMKRKSCKTPLTNSAIKFLRRSGISRASLKATMSWADTVKFGQAKVQAPVPVRNAVKSTVTTKRIAKKMAATAQTPLRKQPGHASTGHADSPATIVVGRAFTQKVPHPVAAPPKVIFNTAISRAKMDTDEDLSGISEMFKTPSKVGKRRSEVNRSSSVTAPLILNEQPGLDPSVLNTPEEPGEMAVSPLSLGSTVKVGRYNKEAVKRLLNGSQDSSFISGASSMEMMTDFAEQPSTEMKTSAVTTPKQKLQLPECLTGVRRLLKTPKQKAEPLEDLRGNLLKTPKQKKVEQQECLTGVRRIFTTPKQNEANDLQEKVLKTEVADASFSGVLNLPKTPAKALQELPATAEEIQEPSTLKVTSSPAECLSASKRIRKTPKQRHAPIEGPLGIDRLMKTPKVRSEPVDEHFGIKRLMRSPRLRGIEPVEDFEGLQELMEEPAEFRDQLVSREMDVSEGMVLSVQAQDNSSAGVNHSACQTDIIKEETPEIFAAVPTFSCESSEVSGVTEMDTASIESTKPKKPVRGRRAKAAEPVIVEPSQEPVVSAPVRGRRGRKVEPTEPPAEEPKAAPKPKRGRYAKKVEAAAEALPEPKALDVKELSDDQPEQMATEHHETKAINSIESLQQVETAAEDDVPVVQKKSVRGRRGKPVEEEVLSAPIRAVRKTRAQATAPTAGRQTTRSRKTKAETCDALPEIVPERDAVTETSETNTSREDSKTPAEHSIVKPSRGRKTKQAPIDLTEPGEILDMEQAPPPAPTNKKGRGRKVITETVEPEELKVTSEETDTQSKPLARGTRGRNAKREKELEQTSMVAQPGTPRRTKTLRSGRKVEKNVDGENLNPVEAEAPEASEPEQISQPASAKTKRAVRKPKQAALEPPPAENQDDPIETPPKKSHRSSRAKPAEDVPISQVPEDKTEDEHKQQRGRRIETTLKDDVKQAVPVKRVRRGLASACEEAQKAPVTVPELAPASVEPVKRERRPVAKSSTELAITDKKQSRATSHSNATVQEPQKTVKWNMEVQVQEIPKRATRVVRSKRSSPGVHTKTESQSESENADKTEDELPEKAVEPQPAKRARRGAKVANESTSKVNTDETEAQPKTRRGRSAKK, encoded by the exons ATGATCAGAAAATCTCTGGATGTTAAGACCCCTCAGAAATCTTCCGCCAGCTTCCTCCAGACCCCGAGAAAAAGCAATGTTTCCACAAATCAAAACACATCAACGGTGGCCGAGGCCAAAGTCTCTAATGGCGAAGCCACAGCAGAGACTAAGAGTACGATTGTCACCCCGATGTCTGACAAAAAGCGTAAGAGTTGCCCTCGGGTTCTTGTCTCTGATGTGGTGACTCCAGGTACAGAAAATCTCAAGTCCGAAGTGAGCTCGCTGCAGACGGGTCAGAATGTCAATACTCAGAAGTTGAGCAGCAGTGACGCTGTTCAGCAAATTTGTACTCCAACGCCCAAGTCGCCTATGACACGTAGGAGTCAGGAAGTCACACCGACCCAGCATGACGAAGTGATGCCGAGTCCACGGAACAAAAATTCACCAAGGACCACTGGAAAAG GAGTCTCAAGAAAACGCAAAAGTGAAGAGCTTTTGCCCGATCTGCCGGCATCACGGATGAAAAAGAAACGCGTTTCTTTTGGAAGCTACCTTGTTCCCGAGTTGTTTGACAAAAAAATGCCCCCCGATTCTCCCTTGCGTAAAGGCGGGAATCCAAGAAGAAGCTTCTATCTCGATCAAGCCAAACAATCACTGCTGAGACGAGCGTCAGTCATCGGCGTGCCAAAT gaGGCTGAAAGTCGTGCAAAGAAGAGCTCTCGATCTCCTAAAACGCCTGTCAAAAACTCTCCAAAGGGAAAATCCCCATCCTCCAAAGAGCCATCTGCTTTAAAGAAGACTCCAAAACCCAGGACGCCTTCTCCTCGTAGTACACCTTCTCCTCGTAGTAAGTCACCAAATTCAGCCCAGGCTTCTTCAAAAGAGAAATCTGCCTCTGTGAAGTCACCAAAACCCAACACGCCGACCTCCGGCAACAAATTGGAAACGCCTTTGCCCAAAGGCTCAACTAACAAGGAAACACGCACCAGTGTGAAAAGGTTGTCCCCCAAGCCTACCCCTCAGAAAAATGTCAACCAAAAATCACCCCAGGGCTCCCAAAAGAAGCTTCCATCCTTGAAAGGACGGTTTTCTGTGTCTCGCGTCGAAACCCCGTCACCGATTGCCGAAGACGCCGGTGATCCGGTGCAGTTTGTCACGGCGACGCCCAAAATCCCTTTGAGAAGGAAGAGCATGAAGAGAAAGTCATGCAAGACTCCCTTGACTAACAGCGCCATTAAATTCTTAAGAAGAAGCGGCATTTCCCGAGCATCGCTGAAAG CTACAATGTCTTGGGCTGACACTGTCAAGTTCGGCCAAGCCAAAGTTCAAGCGCCCGTGCCTGTTAGAAATGCAGTGAAAAGTACTGTCACGACAAAAAGGATTGCGAAGAAGATGGCGGCCACAGCACAG ACTCCGCTAAGAAAGCAGCCGGGCCATGCGAGCACCGGACACGCCGACTCGCCTGCTACCATTGTTGTGGGCCGAGCGTTCACGCAGAAAGTTCCGCACCCAGTTGCCGCTCCGCCAAAAGTCATCTTCAACACGGCAATCTCAAGGGCGAAAATGGATACGGATGAGGATTTGTCAG gAATCTCGGAAATGTTTAAAACGCCTTCAAAAGTGGGCAAGAGAAGATCGGAAGTCAACCGCAGCAGTTCTGTGACGGCTCCGTTGATACTTAATGAACAACCTGGACTTGATCCTTCTGTGTTGAACACTCCCGAGGAGCCAG GTGAGATGGCCGTGTCGCCGCTCTCTCTCGGATCCACGGTAAAAGTGGGCCGATACAACAAAGAGGCGGTGAAACGCCTCCTTAATGGCAGTCAAGACTCCAGCTTCATCAGTGGTGCCTcatctatggagatgatgaccgATTTTGCCGAACAGCCAAGCACCGAAATGAAGACGAGTGCCGTAACAACCCCGAAGCAGAAGTTGCAGCTCCCAGAGTGTCTCACAGGTGTGAGGAGACTCCTGAAGACCCCAAAACAGAAGGCTGAACCTCTGGAGGATCTGAGAGGGAACCTCCTGAAAACACCAAAGCAGAAAAAAGTTGAGCAACAAGAATGCCTCACTGGAGTCAGAAGAATTTTCACCACTCCAAAACAGAATGAAGCCAATGACCTGCAAGAGAAAGTCCTCAAAACTGAAGTTGCCGATGCTTCCTTCAGTGGGGTGCTAAACCTTCCGAAGACACCGGCGAAGGCCTTGCAGGAGCTACCAGCGACAGCTGAAGAAATTCAAGAGCCGTCAACTCTTAAAGTGACCAGCTCCCCTGCGGAATGCCTCTCGGCCAGCAAGAGAATCAGGAAAACACCGAAGCAAAGACACGCTCCCATTGAAGGCCCCCTCGGAATCGACAGGCTCATGAAGACTCCCAAAGTGCGAAGTGAACCGGTGGATGAGCACTTTGGCATCAAGCGGCTCATGAGGTCACCCAGACTGCGGGGTATTGAACCCGTGGAGGACTTTGAGGGGCTTCAAGAGCTCATGGAGGAACCTGCTGAG TTTAGAGATCAGCTTGTGAGTCGTGAGATGGACGTATCAGAAGGTATGGTACTTTCTGTCCAAGCACAGGACAACAGTTCAGCAGGTGTGAACCATAGCGCTTGTCAAACGGACATCATAAAAG AAGAGACACCTGAGATTTTCGCAGCGGTTCCAACCTTTAGTTGTGAGTCTTCTGAAGTTTCCGGAGTGACGGAAATGGACACGGCCTCCATCGAGTCAACCAAACCCAAGAAACCCGTCCGTGGCAGAAGAGCCAAAGCGGCAGAACCGGTGATAGTGGAACCATCTCAGGAACCTGTTGTCTCTGCTCCTGTCAGAGGAAGAAGGGGGAGAAAAGTAGAGCCAACTGAACCACCCGCTGAAGAACCGAAAGCTGCCCCCAAGCCTAAAAGAGGAAGATATGCTAAAAAAGTTGAGGCTGCCGCCGAAGCTTTGCCAGAGCCCAAAG CTTTAGATGTCAAGGAACTTAGTGATGACCAACCGGAGCAGATGGCAACTGAACACCATGAAACAAAAGCCATAAATTCCATTGAGAGTTTGCAACAAGTGGAGACTGCAGCCGAGGACGACGTCCCTGTTGTTCAAAAGAAGTCTGTTCGGGGGAGACGAGGCAAGCCGGTGGAAGAGGAGGTCCTCTCTGCTCCAATCAGGGCCGTAAGAAAGACGAGAGCTCAAGCAACCGCGCCCACCGCGGGGAGGCAAACTACCAGAAGTAGGAAGACAAAGGCAGAAACTTGTGACGCTCTGCCTGAAATAGTGCCAGAGAGAGATGCGGTGACCGAAACTTCAGAAACTAACACCAGCCGAGAGGATTCCAAGACTCCCGCAGAGCACTCGATCGTGAAGCCTAGCCGGGGCAGGAAAACGAAGCAAGCGCCCATTGATCTAACCGAGCCAGGAGAAATACTTGACATGGAACAAGCTCCGCCACCAGCACCCACGAACAAAAAAGGAAGAGGCAGGAAAGTCATCACTGAGACGGTTGAGCCAGAAGAACTCAAAGTCACCTCTGAGGAAACAGATACTCAGTCCAAGCCTCTTGCCAGAGGAACCAGAGGACGGAACGCCAAGCGCGAAAAAGAGCTCGAGCAGACTTCCATGGTAGCACAGCCTGGAACCCCGCGGCGTACAAAAACTTTGAGGAGTGGCAGAAAGGTTGAGAAAAATGTTGATGGAGAAAATCTTAACCCAGTTGAAGCAGAAGCGCCAGAGGCTTCTGAACCAGAGCAGATCAGTCAACCTGcctctgcaaaaacaaaacgagCCGTGCGAAAACCAAAGCAAGCGGCGCTTGAGCCTCCTCCCGCAGAGAACCAAGATGACCCAATTGAGACACCGCCCAAAAAATCCCACAGAAGCAGCAGAGCAAAACCTGCCGAAGATGTTCCCATCTCACAGGTGCCAGAAGATAAAACGGAAGATGAACACAAGCAACAAAGGGGGAGAAGAATAGAAACCACTTTGAAAGATGACGTGAAACAAGCCGTTCCGGTTAAGAGAGTGCGACGAGGGCTGGCCTCTGCCTGCGAGGAGGCCCAAAAAGCTCCAGTGACAGTTCCAGAGTTAGCTCCAGCGTCAGTAGAACCAGTCAAAAGGGAGAGACGACCAGTTGCTAAATCCTCAACAGAATTGGCTATAACTGACAAAAAACAGTCCCGTGCCACCAGCCATTCAAACGCCACTGTGCAAGAACCACAAAAAACAGTGAAATGGAACATGGAGGTCCAAGTCCAAGAGATCCCTAAAAGAGCCACGAGAGTGGTCAGAAGCAAGAGGTCAAGCCCTGGTGTGCATACCAAGACGGAAAGCCAGAGTGAGTCTGAAAATGCGGATAAAACTGAAGATGAGCTCCCAGAAAAAGCAGTCGAGCCTCAGCCTGCCAAGAGAGCTAGGCGAGGGGCAAAGGTCGCAAATGAATCCACCAGCAAGGTCAACACTGATGAGACGGAGGCTCAGCCGAAAACCAGAAGAGGAAGATCAGCTAAGAAATGA